One part of the Luteibacter yeojuensis genome encodes these proteins:
- a CDS encoding phosphatidylinositol-specific phospholipase C1-like protein — translation MSLLRSYTLYVAAASFAVVSAPSLAKDSVRINQIQLIGTHNSYHAGFAPSARRVMMKEAAQQFAAIDYSHPPLTKQLDDGVRQVEIDVFADAKGGLYLDPVIDRMIALNGLPADPPTASPGVWEKPGFKVMHIQGVDQRSTCQPFTACLEELRAWSKAHPRHMPLFVLLETKQQPLQAKIPTVTPEPFTPAVFDALDAEIASVFPRGEMVTPDDVRGTHATLDEAVRSAGWPTVDQARGKIVFLLDQRKMEPVYTDGHPSLRGRLIFTNATPGAEDAAFTECNECSAKEIDALVERGYIVRARTDDPAQGQGLKNDGTRRDVVLGSGAQLVSTDYPAGEPSSAGYAVGFPDGVAVRCNPVLTKKSQCSDRALNAP, via the coding sequence ATGTCGCTTCTTCGTTCTTACACGCTGTACGTGGCCGCGGCCTCCTTCGCGGTCGTCTCCGCGCCGTCGCTCGCCAAGGACAGCGTGCGGATCAACCAGATCCAGCTCATCGGTACGCACAACAGCTACCACGCCGGCTTCGCCCCGAGCGCGCGGCGCGTGATGATGAAGGAGGCGGCACAGCAGTTCGCCGCCATCGATTACAGCCATCCGCCGCTGACGAAGCAACTGGACGACGGTGTGCGACAGGTGGAGATCGACGTGTTCGCCGATGCGAAGGGAGGGTTGTACCTCGATCCGGTGATCGACCGCATGATCGCGCTCAACGGCCTGCCTGCCGATCCGCCGACCGCCTCGCCGGGCGTCTGGGAGAAGCCCGGCTTCAAGGTGATGCACATCCAGGGCGTGGACCAGCGCAGCACCTGCCAGCCCTTTACCGCCTGTCTGGAGGAACTGCGCGCGTGGTCGAAGGCGCATCCGCGGCATATGCCCCTGTTCGTCCTCCTCGAGACAAAACAGCAGCCCTTGCAGGCGAAGATCCCGACAGTCACGCCGGAGCCGTTCACGCCCGCCGTGTTCGACGCGCTGGACGCGGAGATCGCGTCGGTCTTCCCGCGCGGCGAGATGGTGACGCCGGACGACGTGCGCGGCACGCATGCCACGCTCGACGAAGCGGTGCGTTCCGCTGGCTGGCCCACCGTGGACCAGGCGCGCGGCAAGATCGTGTTCCTGCTCGACCAGCGCAAGATGGAGCCGGTGTATACCGACGGGCATCCGTCGCTGCGTGGCCGTCTCATCTTCACCAATGCCACGCCGGGAGCGGAGGATGCGGCCTTCACCGAATGCAACGAGTGCTCGGCCAAGGAGATCGACGCGCTGGTGGAGCGCGGTTACATCGTGCGCGCCCGCACCGACGATCCGGCACAGGGGCAAGGCCTGAAGAACGACGGCACGCGTCGTGACGTCGTCCTCGGTAGCGGCGCGCAATTGGTGAGCACGGACTACCCCGCGGGCGAGCCGTCATCCGCCGGCTACGCCGTGGGCTTTCCCGACGGCGTGGCGGTGCGGTGCAACCCCGTGCTCACGAAAAAGAGCCAGTGCAGCGACCGGGCCCTGAACGCTCCTTGA
- a CDS encoding GH92 family glycosyl hydrolase — MRTPGSTVRRALAVAIASFAMAASAAMAADHVADVDPFIGTDWFGDIFVGATVPFGMVKLGPDLHGYGQRKGFQSAGEIRGFTHLHLSGGGGKYENIRVAASTGPLEPTDFHSPRAGETASPGYYAVELPRYGVKTELTATRRAGMHRYTFAKDAEAHVTLDLDLLFKGKGEETQQFLGGDVRVVSPTEIAGMGRYIGGWNEGGEYDVYVDLMVDTPSSAGRTWLGKALRAADSAHAPGDMPIGASLDYRVKAGQVLQAKVGISFVSQAQAHANAVNEIKGWDFDGVHRAAVAAWNKALGRIEVSGADDERRRIFYTALYHAMMMPSDHTGENPKWKSNEPYYDDFQAIWDTFRSQGPLLTLVAPDVQRDIVRSLVDTFRHAGFMPDARVGNDNGRTQGGSNANVLVADAYVKGLTGIDYATAFKAMQKDANVAPEDARKEGRGGLDTYNRLGYVAQPTERAGSRTVEYAYDDFAIAEVACGLGHADEAKRYRKQAGNWANLWDATDTHEGVTGFLRPRNADGSWAPQYLVRRGTWPDFYYEADLWTYSLYAPQDVRRLIAKSGGNEAFVKRLDTTFDNLHFDITNEPGFLIPDLYLWAGRPDRTADRVTTFLRRAFGADRGGIPGNDDSGAMSSWYAFQSMGFYPNAGQDVYLIGTPSFAESTIDLGGGKAFRIHAENFTADGTNRYVQSATLNGKPLEAAWFRHGQMAQGGTLDLVMGPSPSPWGTTTPPPSLSDDGFVLCKRQSR; from the coding sequence ATGCGAACACCCGGCTCCACCGTGCGGCGCGCCCTTGCGGTCGCCATCGCCTCCTTCGCCATGGCGGCGTCCGCCGCCATGGCGGCCGACCATGTCGCCGACGTCGACCCGTTCATCGGCACGGACTGGTTCGGCGATATCTTTGTCGGTGCCACCGTACCGTTCGGCATGGTCAAGCTCGGCCCCGACCTGCACGGTTACGGCCAGCGGAAGGGCTTCCAGAGCGCCGGCGAGATCCGCGGTTTTACCCATCTGCACCTGAGCGGTGGCGGCGGCAAGTACGAGAACATCCGTGTCGCGGCCAGCACGGGACCGCTCGAACCCACGGACTTCCATTCGCCGCGGGCCGGCGAAACGGCAAGCCCGGGCTACTACGCCGTGGAACTGCCGCGCTATGGCGTGAAGACGGAGCTGACCGCCACCCGCCGCGCGGGCATGCACCGTTACACCTTCGCGAAGGACGCCGAAGCGCACGTGACGCTCGACCTCGACCTGCTCTTCAAGGGCAAGGGCGAGGAAACCCAGCAATTCCTGGGCGGCGACGTGCGCGTGGTGTCGCCGACGGAAATCGCCGGCATGGGCCGTTACATCGGGGGCTGGAACGAGGGCGGCGAATACGACGTGTACGTCGACCTGATGGTCGACACGCCGTCGTCCGCTGGACGCACATGGCTTGGCAAGGCGCTCCGCGCGGCGGACTCGGCCCATGCGCCCGGCGACATGCCCATCGGCGCGTCGCTGGATTACCGGGTGAAGGCGGGACAGGTGCTGCAGGCCAAGGTGGGCATATCCTTTGTCAGCCAGGCCCAGGCCCATGCCAACGCCGTGAACGAGATCAAGGGCTGGGACTTCGACGGCGTGCACCGTGCCGCCGTCGCGGCCTGGAACAAGGCGCTGGGCCGGATCGAGGTGAGCGGTGCCGACGACGAGCGCCGGCGCATCTTCTATACGGCGCTTTACCACGCGATGATGATGCCGTCCGACCACACGGGCGAGAACCCGAAATGGAAGTCGAACGAACCGTATTACGACGACTTCCAGGCCATCTGGGACACCTTCCGCAGCCAGGGTCCGCTGCTGACGCTGGTCGCGCCGGACGTGCAACGCGACATTGTCCGCTCGCTCGTGGACACCTTCCGCCATGCCGGTTTCATGCCCGATGCGCGCGTGGGCAACGATAACGGCCGCACCCAGGGCGGCAGCAATGCCAACGTGCTGGTTGCCGACGCTTACGTCAAGGGTCTTACCGGCATCGACTATGCGACCGCGTTCAAGGCCATGCAGAAGGATGCGAACGTGGCTCCGGAGGATGCCCGCAAGGAAGGACGCGGTGGCCTCGACACATACAACCGGCTCGGCTACGTGGCCCAGCCGACCGAGCGCGCGGGCTCGCGAACCGTCGAATACGCCTACGATGATTTTGCGATCGCCGAGGTGGCCTGCGGGCTCGGCCACGCCGACGAGGCGAAGCGGTACCGGAAGCAGGCCGGCAACTGGGCCAACCTGTGGGATGCCACCGATACGCACGAAGGCGTCACGGGCTTCCTTCGCCCGCGCAACGCGGACGGCAGCTGGGCACCGCAATACCTGGTCCGTCGCGGGACATGGCCGGATTTCTACTACGAAGCCGACCTGTGGACGTATTCGCTTTACGCCCCGCAGGACGTCCGCCGGCTGATCGCGAAGTCGGGCGGGAACGAGGCCTTCGTGAAGCGCCTGGACACCACGTTCGACAACCTGCACTTCGACATCACCAACGAGCCCGGTTTCCTCATTCCGGATCTGTACCTATGGGCCGGACGACCGGACCGCACCGCGGATCGCGTGACGACCTTCCTCCGCCGTGCCTTCGGTGCGGATCGCGGCGGCATCCCGGGCAACGACGACTCCGGTGCGATGTCGAGCTGGTACGCCTTCCAGTCGATGGGTTTCTACCCGAACGCGGGACAGGACGTGTACCTCATCGGCACACCCTCGTTCGCCGAATCGACGATCGACCTGGGCGGCGGCAAGGCCTTTCGCATCCATGCGGAGAACTTCACGGCCGACGGCACGAACCGCTACGTGCAATCCGCCACGCTCAACGGCAAACCGCTCGAGGCCGCCTGGTTCCGCCATGGCCAGATGGCCCAAGGCGGCACGCTGGACCTTGTGATGGGGCCGTCGCCGTCGCCCTGGGGCACGACCACTCCGCCGCCTTCGCTTTCCGATGACGGCTTCGTCCTGTGCAAACGCCAGTCCCGCTGA
- a CDS encoding TonB-dependent receptor, which translates to MHHAVRVGLGLTALAAATGTLAQSANQNQTTNLQGVAVSAAVDDPNLAPPGTAAALAPSQGSLFEVEPQSVLSRGYIKTIATPKADYLALLELTPSAVNASPNGAGLSSKSATVRGFQDGEYDVTFDGIPFGDPGAFGHATTAFFPGPSLGKVVVDRGPGTASNVGNATFGGTVALYSAPTTDKPSGEVSTMYGSGATWQVAGEGNTGTMNKIGTQASVNYSHLESDGLIDNAGFRQDNALFKVKQPLGDRTTLTLVADYNKVKWNTFTAQPKKRTDRFGLEFGGLNRDPESQGFFDYNIDDRHADFEYLQLHGDYNGWRFDDKFYTYGLRDSGPGGVDLLGNTPNKALLPAGGVPGAINHSRYRAVGNMLAGEKDVGSGWLDSTLRAGIWAERTYQVQDQVTVDLSTMTPRVLAGTPNADIIDTNQHTSTTQSYLEVEWRPLENLSIVPGVKQIVFDRTLDGVSNFLPVGGAGHFATTLATLAANYRIAPGLAVYGQYAEGYQAPKVNILQGNGGHVDPQQTKNYQAGIVWKTPTTVADLDVYYIDFANLVTSIEEPIGPGGSLVSVFANQGGVIYKGVEGEYTHILGESGFSFTANGSVNTAYSKTTHRQISNAPESTADVGFIYDRGPLYGSFLVKYVGTRFTGVGETGAENYNPNTKLPTYNYANFNIGYRFTPDLRLQLSTNNLFDHRAPIQGNGAASNPTYYYLAARNYTAQLTYTF; encoded by the coding sequence ATGCATCACGCAGTACGTGTTGGCCTCGGCCTGACCGCCCTTGCCGCCGCCACCGGCACCCTCGCGCAGAGCGCGAACCAGAACCAGACCACCAACCTTCAGGGCGTTGCCGTTTCCGCAGCCGTCGACGATCCCAACCTCGCGCCGCCAGGCACCGCGGCCGCGCTCGCACCCTCGCAGGGCAGCCTTTTCGAGGTCGAGCCGCAATCGGTGCTCAGCCGCGGCTATATCAAGACCATCGCCACGCCGAAGGCCGATTACCTCGCTTTGCTCGAACTCACGCCGTCGGCCGTGAATGCCTCGCCCAACGGTGCGGGACTGTCGAGCAAGAGCGCCACGGTGCGCGGCTTCCAGGACGGCGAATACGACGTGACCTTCGACGGCATCCCGTTCGGCGATCCCGGTGCATTCGGCCACGCCACCACCGCCTTCTTCCCCGGCCCGTCGCTGGGCAAGGTGGTGGTCGACCGCGGCCCGGGCACGGCCAGCAATGTCGGCAACGCCACGTTCGGCGGCACCGTGGCGCTTTACTCCGCGCCGACCACCGACAAGCCGTCGGGCGAGGTGTCGACCATGTACGGCAGCGGTGCCACCTGGCAGGTGGCGGGCGAGGGCAATACCGGCACGATGAACAAGATCGGTACGCAGGCCTCGGTGAACTACAGTCATCTCGAGTCCGACGGCCTGATCGACAACGCCGGCTTCCGCCAGGACAACGCGTTGTTCAAGGTGAAGCAACCGCTTGGCGACCGTACCACGCTGACCCTCGTGGCTGACTACAACAAGGTGAAGTGGAATACCTTCACCGCGCAGCCGAAGAAGCGGACCGACCGCTTCGGCCTGGAATTCGGCGGGCTCAACCGCGATCCCGAATCGCAGGGCTTCTTCGACTACAACATCGACGACCGTCACGCCGACTTCGAATATCTACAGCTTCACGGCGACTACAACGGCTGGCGCTTCGACGACAAGTTCTACACCTATGGCCTGCGCGACAGCGGCCCGGGTGGCGTGGACCTGCTCGGCAACACGCCCAACAAGGCCCTGCTGCCGGCCGGGGGCGTACCCGGCGCGATCAACCACAGCCGCTACCGCGCGGTGGGCAACATGCTCGCGGGCGAGAAGGACGTGGGCAGCGGCTGGCTGGACAGCACCCTGCGCGCAGGCATCTGGGCCGAGCGTACTTACCAGGTGCAGGACCAGGTGACGGTAGACCTGTCCACGATGACGCCGCGCGTGCTCGCCGGCACGCCGAATGCCGACATCATCGACACGAACCAGCACACCAGCACCACGCAGAGCTACCTCGAGGTGGAATGGCGTCCGCTGGAGAATCTCAGCATCGTTCCCGGCGTGAAGCAGATCGTGTTCGACCGCACGCTGGACGGCGTCTCCAACTTCCTCCCGGTGGGTGGCGCGGGGCATTTCGCCACCACGCTCGCCACGCTCGCCGCCAACTACCGCATCGCCCCAGGCCTGGCCGTATACGGTCAGTACGCCGAAGGCTACCAGGCGCCCAAGGTGAACATCCTGCAGGGCAACGGCGGCCACGTGGACCCGCAGCAGACGAAGAACTACCAGGCCGGCATCGTGTGGAAGACGCCGACGACCGTGGCCGACCTCGACGTGTACTACATCGATTTCGCCAACCTCGTGACGAGCATCGAGGAGCCGATCGGTCCGGGTGGCTCCCTGGTGAGCGTGTTTGCCAACCAGGGCGGCGTGATCTACAAGGGCGTGGAAGGCGAATACACCCATATCCTCGGCGAATCGGGCTTCAGCTTCACCGCCAACGGCAGCGTCAATACGGCGTATTCGAAGACGACCCACCGGCAGATATCGAACGCGCCGGAATCCACCGCCGACGTGGGCTTCATCTACGACCGGGGGCCGCTCTACGGTTCGTTCCTGGTGAAGTATGTGGGTACGCGTTTCACCGGCGTGGGCGAGACGGGCGCGGAGAATTACAACCCCAACACGAAGCTGCCGACCTACAACTACGCCAACTTCAACATCGGCTACCGGTTCACGCCTGACCTCAGACTGCAATTGTCGACCAATAACCTGTTCGATCACCGCGCGCCCATCCAGGGCAACGGTGCGGCCAGCAACCCCACCTACTATTACCTGGCGGCGCGTAATTACACCGCGCAGCTGACCTATACGTTCTGA
- a CDS encoding TetR/AcrR family transcriptional regulator: protein MKSVTRGKASGARPAIPLGTKQQPMQQRSVETFELILEVTARLLGDVGVERLSTNLVCEHAGISPPALYRYFPNKYAILAELGERLMKRQNEAYRAWLAREQQLDYDGSHEASIRGLRDMQAAINAVTLAFPGAVWIMRALRAVPTLRHIRLASHEDVAETTFKGLRDRYPSADEGALRIAMRLSTEVMYAATEMVVDNPQMDGDAINTEVAEMVVRYYDKFVEAEARYARPRTP from the coding sequence ATGAAAAGCGTTACGCGCGGGAAAGCATCCGGCGCGCGCCCGGCTATTCCGCTCGGCACCAAACAGCAGCCGATGCAGCAGCGCTCCGTCGAAACCTTCGAGCTGATCCTCGAGGTCACGGCGCGTCTGCTCGGCGACGTGGGCGTCGAACGCCTGTCGACCAACCTCGTGTGCGAGCACGCGGGCATCTCGCCCCCTGCCCTGTACCGTTATTTCCCGAACAAGTACGCGATCCTCGCCGAACTCGGCGAACGCCTGATGAAGCGCCAGAACGAGGCGTACCGCGCGTGGCTGGCGCGGGAGCAGCAACTCGATTACGACGGTTCGCACGAGGCTTCCATCCGCGGCTTGCGCGACATGCAGGCAGCCATCAACGCCGTCACGCTCGCCTTTCCCGGCGCCGTGTGGATCATGCGCGCGTTGCGTGCCGTGCCCACGCTGCGCCATATCCGCCTCGCCTCCCACGAGGACGTGGCGGAAACCACGTTCAAGGGATTGCGCGACCGCTATCCCTCGGCGGACGAAGGCGCTTTGCGCATCGCCATGCGCCTTTCCACCGAGGTGATGTATGCCGCCACGGAGATGGTGGTCGACAATCCGCAGATGGACGGCGACGCCATCAACACCGAAGTCGCCGAAATGGTGGTGCGTTATTACGACAAGTTCGTCGAGGCCGAGGCCCGTTATGCGCGCCCCCGTACGCCGTAG
- a CDS encoding carbohydrate-binding protein, translating into MILKLSAIALGLSVLFPLHEARAAECAPAWEAGKVYTGGNTASENGVNYIANWWTQGNEPATNNGGSGSGQPWTSQGSCTGGGTPPDDPPDNPPDNPPPATGDLLFSPYKDITINLDWNTNIMSTMVTGTRLPVVGSGSLVSTQVPNLGAITLAFATGECGSENWGGVPAAAFASANIARLNNAGINYVVSTGGQAGVFTCPSATGMASFLSRYMGPHMVGVDFDIEGGQTPAQLNALVSNAVYAESLYPNLRFSFTLATLAASDGSFGGVNPTGDAVVRAVKASGLKNYTINLMTMDYGTAGPGICVVANGKCDMGQSAVQAVRNLQHTYGIPLTKIEITPMIGVNDVSSETFTVADIDTVTSYAVTNKLAGVHFWSLDRDNPCGGGFASPTCNSVPSTTVLQYTKRFLSNLGK; encoded by the coding sequence ATGATCCTGAAACTCTCGGCCATCGCTCTCGGCCTTTCGGTGCTCTTTCCGCTGCACGAGGCGCGCGCCGCCGAGTGCGCACCCGCGTGGGAAGCAGGAAAGGTCTATACCGGCGGCAACACGGCCAGCGAGAACGGCGTGAACTACATCGCCAATTGGTGGACCCAGGGCAACGAGCCCGCCACCAACAACGGCGGCAGCGGCTCCGGCCAGCCGTGGACATCGCAGGGATCGTGTACGGGCGGGGGCACGCCTCCGGACGATCCGCCGGACAACCCACCCGACAATCCGCCTCCCGCCACCGGCGACCTGCTCTTCAGTCCCTACAAGGACATCACCATCAACCTCGACTGGAATACCAACATCATGTCGACCATGGTGACGGGTACGCGCCTGCCGGTCGTGGGCAGCGGCAGCCTGGTGTCCACGCAGGTGCCGAACCTCGGTGCCATCACCCTCGCCTTCGCCACGGGCGAATGCGGCAGCGAGAACTGGGGTGGCGTACCGGCCGCGGCCTTCGCCAGCGCGAATATCGCGCGACTCAACAACGCCGGGATCAACTACGTCGTCTCCACCGGTGGACAGGCCGGCGTATTCACCTGCCCCAGCGCCACGGGCATGGCGAGCTTCCTTTCGCGCTACATGGGCCCGCACATGGTCGGCGTCGATTTCGACATCGAAGGTGGACAGACGCCGGCGCAGCTCAACGCCCTCGTGAGCAACGCCGTCTACGCCGAGAGCCTCTACCCCAACCTACGTTTCTCGTTCACGCTCGCCACGCTCGCCGCATCCGACGGCAGCTTCGGCGGCGTGAACCCCACGGGCGACGCGGTGGTCCGCGCCGTGAAGGCGTCGGGGCTCAAGAACTACACCATCAACCTGATGACGATGGATTACGGCACGGCGGGCCCCGGCATCTGCGTGGTGGCCAACGGCAAGTGCGACATGGGTCAATCGGCGGTCCAGGCCGTGAGGAACCTGCAGCATACTTACGGCATCCCGCTGACGAAGATCGAGATCACGCCGATGATCGGGGTGAACGACGTGTCCAGCGAAACCTTCACCGTCGCCGACATCGATACGGTGACCAGCTACGCCGTGACCAACAAGCTTGCGGGCGTGCATTTCTGGTCGCTCGACCGCGACAATCCCTGCGGCGGCGGATTCGCCTCGCCCACCTGCAATTCGGTACCTTCCACCACCGTTCTGCAATACACGAAGCGGTTCCTGTCCAACCTCGGCAAGTAG
- a CDS encoding FecR family protein, which yields MRYVADANHVRTVLLEDDTRLQLSPGSVVDVRFDAHARHIALLKGDASLDIGKDTHRPMTVEVGRQRIEDIGTVFDVSLGETGTEVSVVSGSIAVSQAAPPWLDRVRRRLTGRDAPREPIVELGGGESASVSREGKLVSRGAIDASTAAAWLPDEIRFQDSTVAEVARRFNAYTPRPLTVEDPRLANKRISGVFHARDAAAFVSYLGSLPGVAVIDDPERIRFVAARNRRL from the coding sequence ATGCGCTACGTGGCCGACGCCAACCATGTCCGCACGGTGCTGCTCGAAGACGACACGCGCCTCCAGCTGTCGCCGGGCAGCGTAGTGGACGTGCGCTTCGACGCGCATGCGCGGCATATCGCCCTGCTCAAGGGGGACGCCTCGCTCGACATTGGCAAGGACACGCACCGTCCGATGACCGTGGAGGTGGGTCGTCAGCGTATCGAGGACATCGGCACCGTGTTCGACGTGAGCCTGGGCGAGACGGGGACGGAAGTGTCGGTCGTGAGCGGCAGCATCGCCGTTTCCCAGGCCGCCCCGCCTTGGCTCGACCGCGTGCGCCGGCGACTGACCGGCAGGGATGCACCCCGCGAGCCTATCGTCGAACTCGGTGGCGGCGAGTCGGCCAGCGTATCGAGGGAAGGCAAGCTGGTATCGCGCGGCGCCATCGACGCCTCGACGGCGGCCGCATGGCTGCCCGACGAGATCCGCTTCCAGGACAGCACCGTGGCGGAGGTCGCGCGCCGCTTCAACGCCTATACGCCACGCCCCCTGACGGTCGAAGATCCGCGCCTCGCGAACAAGCGGATCAGCGGCGTGTTCCACGCACGCGATGCCGCCGCGTTCGTCAGTTACCTCGGCAGTCTCCCCGGTGTGGCCGTGATCGACGATCCGGAACGCATCCGGTTCGTCGCCGCACGAAACAGGCGGCTGTAA
- a CDS encoding calcium:proton antiporter produces MATLRDERFLSISLVTCVIFLIAPDVLLSGMASPVRLAFMFAWLFLVILGSAIAVVRHAEDLAHHLGEPRGTLVLTLAVTSIEIMSIAAVMLHGANNPTLARDTLFSVTMIVLNGMVGLALMLGGLKHREQTYNLQGANAYLGLIVPLGVLGMVMPTFARDSITSHLRLSHQLFLALSAIVLYATFLFLQTRGLRGYFVSTETSLHPRRLERSTGRGPRVSALFLAAYMIPVVFLVDKLAVPVDYVVETMGAPALLGGLAMAVLVATPEGIGAIRAANRNELQRSVNVLLGSVLSTIGLTIPAIIVIGRATNHPVTLGLERTDLVLFVLTLVLSVVTFSSPRTHLLQGAVHLLVFAWFVFFILAP; encoded by the coding sequence ATGGCGACGTTGCGCGACGAGCGGTTCCTTTCGATAAGCCTCGTCACGTGTGTCATTTTCCTGATCGCACCGGACGTGCTGCTTTCCGGCATGGCATCGCCGGTGCGCCTGGCCTTCATGTTCGCCTGGCTGTTCCTCGTGATCCTGGGCTCCGCCATCGCGGTCGTGCGCCATGCGGAAGACCTCGCCCATCATCTCGGCGAGCCGCGGGGCACCCTGGTCCTCACCCTGGCCGTGACGTCGATCGAGATCATGAGCATCGCCGCGGTCATGCTCCACGGCGCGAACAACCCGACGCTGGCCCGCGACACCTTGTTCTCGGTGACGATGATCGTATTGAACGGCATGGTCGGCCTCGCCTTGATGCTGGGCGGCCTGAAACACCGGGAGCAGACCTACAACCTGCAGGGCGCCAATGCTTACCTCGGCCTCATCGTTCCGCTGGGTGTCCTCGGCATGGTCATGCCGACCTTCGCCAGGGATTCGATCACATCGCACCTGCGCTTGTCCCACCAGCTCTTCCTCGCCCTCTCGGCGATCGTGCTCTATGCGACGTTCCTTTTCCTGCAGACCCGGGGATTGCGCGGGTATTTCGTATCGACCGAGACCTCGCTGCACCCGCGTCGCCTGGAACGAAGCACCGGTCGCGGCCCGCGGGTGTCGGCGCTGTTCCTCGCCGCCTACATGATTCCGGTGGTGTTCCTCGTGGACAAACTCGCGGTGCCGGTCGATTACGTCGTCGAAACCATGGGTGCGCCCGCGCTCCTCGGCGGTCTCGCCATGGCCGTGCTCGTCGCCACGCCCGAGGGTATAGGCGCGATCCGCGCGGCCAACCGCAACGAACTCCAGCGCTCGGTGAACGTGCTCCTGGGCTCGGTGCTGTCGACGATCGGCCTCACCATTCCGGCCATCATCGTCATCGGTCGTGCAACGAACCATCCGGTGACCCTGGGCCTCGAACGGACGGACCTCGTCCTCTTCGTACTGACCCTGGTCCTCTCCGTGGTCACGTTCTCGAGCCCGCGCACGCATCTCCTCCAGGGTGCCGTCCACCTGCTGGTCTTCGCATGGTTCGTATTCTTCATCCTGGCGCCCTAG
- a CDS encoding LysR substrate-binding domain-containing protein gives MSIVFSLNLRHLDALLAVSRAGNMSAAAAEVSLSQPALAHAVANMERVLGSRLFDRYPKGVTPTEQGARFIGRVARALRYLARGIGQVRRPARMQAIANIERRITMAQLRALVSVVTASSYAAAAAEVGISQPALHRAMRELQETTEVPMLVRMGRSVRPTDAAAKLVHFVRLMLAELAAGIDELAPSEEASGTIRIGVLPVARAHFLPQVLARFCEDYPGASIEVVEGPYMELLSRLRHGEMDLLIGSQRQSVPARDVRQEGLFDDELVIVGRAGHPLRDTARPSVDALLRYPWVVPARGVPMRLNWERMFQDRGREPPNLKVQCASVMIMRGLMLEGDWLTLMSRDQFLLESRAGKLVEIGTKGPGFWRRIAMTRRIEWQPTRLQSAFVALLQDMAARKTALRQVAGTGAI, from the coding sequence ATGAGCATCGTGTTCTCGCTCAATCTTCGTCATCTCGATGCGCTGCTCGCCGTGTCGCGCGCGGGCAACATGAGCGCCGCCGCTGCGGAGGTAAGCCTGTCGCAGCCGGCGCTCGCCCATGCGGTGGCGAACATGGAGCGCGTGCTCGGCTCGCGCCTGTTCGACAGGTATCCGAAGGGCGTCACGCCGACCGAACAGGGCGCGCGATTCATCGGCCGCGTCGCGCGCGCCCTGCGTTACCTTGCGCGCGGCATCGGCCAGGTGCGCCGGCCGGCGCGCATGCAAGCCATCGCGAACATCGAGCGGCGCATCACCATGGCCCAGCTGCGCGCGCTCGTCTCGGTGGTGACGGCCAGTAGCTATGCGGCCGCGGCCGCGGAGGTGGGTATTTCGCAGCCCGCACTGCACCGGGCGATGCGCGAACTGCAGGAGACGACCGAGGTACCGATGCTGGTGCGGATGGGGCGCTCGGTGCGCCCCACCGACGCGGCGGCGAAGCTCGTGCACTTCGTCCGTCTGATGCTCGCGGAGCTCGCCGCCGGCATCGACGAGCTGGCGCCGTCCGAGGAGGCCAGCGGCACGATCCGCATCGGCGTCCTTCCCGTGGCGCGCGCGCATTTCCTTCCGCAAGTGCTCGCGCGGTTCTGCGAAGACTATCCTGGCGCGTCGATCGAGGTCGTCGAGGGGCCCTACATGGAATTGCTTTCGCGCCTGCGCCACGGCGAGATGGACCTTTTGATCGGTTCGCAGCGCCAGTCGGTGCCGGCCCGCGACGTGCGCCAGGAAGGTCTCTTCGACGACGAGCTCGTCATCGTCGGCCGGGCCGGGCATCCGCTGCGGGATACGGCACGGCCGTCGGTCGATGCGTTGCTTCGCTATCCCTGGGTGGTGCCTGCGCGCGGTGTGCCCATGCGGCTGAACTGGGAGCGGATGTTCCAGGATCGCGGCCGGGAACCACCGAACCTGAAGGTGCAATGCGCCTCGGTGATGATCATGCGCGGCCTCATGCTCGAGGGCGACTGGCTCACGCTGATGTCGCGCGACCAGTTCCTGCTGGAAAGCCGCGCGGGCAAGCTCGTGGAGATCGGCACGAAAGGGCCTGGGTTCTGGCGCCGCATCGCGATGACGCGGCGCATCGAATGGCAGCCCACCCGGCTGCAGTCGGCCTTCGTCGCCCTCCTGCAGGACATGGCCGCGCGGAAGACCGCGCTTCGGCAGGTGGCGGGGACAGGAGCCATCTGA